The following proteins are co-located in the Echinicola sp. 20G genome:
- the rplK gene encoding 50S ribosomal protein L11, which yields MAKEITGYLKLQVKGGQANPSPPVGPALGSKGLNIMEFCKQFNARTQDKMGQVVPVLVTIYSDKSFDFVVKTPPAANMLLEAAKLKGGSPEPNRKKVGSVTWDQVKEIAEVKMPDLNAFKVESAMKMVAGTARSMGITVSGKAPWEE from the coding sequence ATGGCTAAGGAAATTACTGGTTATCTGAAATTACAGGTTAAAGGTGGCCAGGCAAATCCATCTCCTCCAGTTGGTCCGGCCCTTGGTTCAAAAGGGTTGAACATCATGGAGTTCTGTAAGCAATTTAATGCTAGAACTCAGGACAAAATGGGTCAAGTTGTCCCTGTCCTTGTTACGATTTATTCGGACAAGTCTTTTGATTTCGTAGTAAAAACTCCTCCGGCAGCAAATATGTTGTTAGAGGCAGCGAAATTAAAAGGTGGTTCTCCAGAACCAAACAGGAAGAAGGTGGGCTCTGTAACCTGGGATCAAGTTAAAGAAATTGCTGAGGTGAAAATGCCTGACTTGAATGCCTTTAAGGTGGAATCTGCAATGAAAATGGTTGCAGGTACGGCTAGAAGTATGGGAATCACAGTTTCAGGAAAAGCTCCTTGGGAGGAATAA
- the rplL gene encoding 50S ribosomal protein L7/L12, which produces MADLKAFAEQLVNLTVKEVSELAAILKDEYGIEPAAAAAPVMVAGGAGEGAGEEEKSSFDVILKAAGGQKLAVVKLVKELTGLGLKEAKEVVDGAPKAIKEGIAKDEAEALKKQLEEAGAEVELK; this is translated from the coding sequence ATGGCAGATCTTAAAGCATTCGCTGAGCAGTTAGTTAACTTGACTGTTAAAGAGGTTAGTGAATTAGCCGCAATATTGAAGGACGAGTATGGTATCGAACCTGCTGCCGCAGCTGCTCCAGTAATGGTAGCTGGTGGTGCTGGTGAAGGTGCTGGTGAAGAAGAAAAATCTTCTTTCGACGTGATCTTGAAAGCTGCTGGTGGACAGAAGTTGGCAGTAGTTAAATTGGTTAAAGAATTGACCGGCCTTGGTCTTAAGGAAGCTAAAGAAGTAGTAGACGGCGCTCCTAAGGCTATCAAAGAAGGTATTGCAAAAGACGAAGCTGAAGCACTTAAGAAGCAACTTGAGGAAGCTGGTGCTGAAGTAGAGCTTAAATAA
- the nusG gene encoding transcription termination/antitermination protein NusG, with amino-acid sequence MAEHKWYVLRVVAGQEKKAKSYLDNEIARQKLEDFIPEVLIPSEKVYEMRNGKKRVRERNFFPGYVLVNADLSHGEANHVITSIPGVIGFLGANAGGASKTPEPLRQSEVNRILGRVEGIDEFAEKLDTPYIVGESVKVMDGPFSGFSGTIEEVFEDKKKLNVMVKIFGRNTPVELNFMQVEKQD; translated from the coding sequence ATGGCAGAACATAAATGGTATGTACTCAGAGTGGTGGCTGGGCAAGAGAAAAAGGCCAAATCTTATTTGGACAATGAAATTGCCCGTCAGAAGCTTGAGGATTTTATTCCTGAGGTTTTGATACCTTCTGAAAAAGTATATGAAATGCGCAATGGCAAAAAGAGAGTCAGAGAGAGAAACTTCTTTCCTGGCTATGTTTTGGTTAATGCGGATTTGTCCCATGGTGAAGCCAATCACGTAATTACGAGTATCCCGGGTGTTATCGGATTTCTTGGGGCAAATGCAGGAGGGGCTTCCAAAACTCCTGAACCATTACGCCAATCTGAAGTCAACCGTATCTTAGGTAGGGTTGAAGGGATTGATGAATTTGCTGAGAAATTGGATACGCCATATATAGTTGGAGAGAGCGTTAAGGTAATGGACGGTCCTTTCAGTGGTTTCTCGGGGACAATAGAAGAGGTGTTTGAAGACAAGAAGAAGCTTAATGTTATGGTTAAGATCTTCGGTCGAAATACACCTGTCGAATTAAACTTTATGCAAGTAGAAAAACAAGACTAG
- the tuf gene encoding elongation factor Tu, which translates to MAKATFDRSKPHVNIGTIGHVDHGKTTLTAAITTVLARKGLSELRDFSSIDNAPEEKERGITINTSHVEYQTESRHYAHVDCPGHADYVKNMVTGAAQMDGAILVVAATDGPMPQTREHILLARQVGVPALVVFLNKVDLVDDAELLELVDMEVRELLSFYDFDGDNIPVISGSALGALNGEPQWEEKVMELMDAVDSYIPLPERLVDKDFLMPVEDVFSITGRGTVATGRIERGVINSGDPVDIIGMGAEGLKSTVTGVEMFRKILDRGEAGDNVGLLLRGIEKAQIKRGMIICKPGSVTPHAHFNAEVYVLSKEEGGRHTPFFNKYRPQFYLRTTDVTGEIKLPENVEMVMPGDNVTMEVTLINPIALEKGLRFAIREGGRTVGAGQVTEILD; encoded by the coding sequence ATGGCAAAAGCAACCTTTGACCGTTCCAAACCGCACGTAAATATCGGTACTATTGGTCACGTCGATCATGGTAAGACTACCTTGACAGCTGCCATTACTACTGTATTGGCCAGAAAGGGTCTTTCTGAATTAAGAGATTTCTCATCTATCGATAACGCTCCAGAAGAGAAAGAAAGAGGTATCACCATTAACACTTCTCACGTAGAGTATCAAACTGAGTCAAGACACTACGCGCACGTAGATTGTCCTGGTCACGCCGATTACGTGAAAAACATGGTGACTGGTGCTGCGCAGATGGACGGTGCTATTCTAGTAGTTGCTGCCACTGACGGACCAATGCCTCAAACTAGAGAGCACATCCTTCTTGCTCGTCAGGTAGGTGTACCAGCTCTAGTGGTATTTTTGAACAAAGTTGACTTAGTAGATGATGCTGAGCTTCTTGAGCTTGTAGACATGGAAGTAAGAGAATTGCTTTCTTTCTATGACTTCGACGGAGACAACATCCCAGTTATTTCTGGTTCTGCTCTTGGTGCACTTAACGGTGAGCCTCAGTGGGAAGAGAAAGTAATGGAATTGATGGATGCAGTTGATAGCTACATCCCGCTTCCTGAGCGTCTTGTTGACAAAGACTTCTTGATGCCTGTAGAAGACGTATTCTCGATCACTGGTCGTGGTACTGTAGCTACTGGTAGAATTGAAAGAGGTGTGATCAACTCTGGTGATCCTGTAGATATCATCGGTATGGGTGCTGAAGGTCTTAAGTCTACCGTTACTGGTGTTGAGATGTTCCGTAAGATTTTGGATAGAGGTGAAGCTGGTGATAACGTAGGTCTATTGCTAAGAGGTATTGAAAAAGCTCAGATCAAGAGAGGTATGATTATCTGTAAGCCTGGATCTGTAACTCCTCACGCTCACTTCAATGCTGAAGTTTACGTTCTTTCAAAAGAAGAAGGTGGACGTCACACTCCATTCTTCAACAAGTACCGTCCTCAGTTCTACTTAAGAACAACTGACGTAACTGGAGAGATCAAGCTTCCTGAAAACGTTGAAATGGTTATGCCAGGTGATAACGTTACAATGGAGGTTACTTTGATCAACCCAATTGCACTTGAAAAAGGTCTACGTTTCGCTATCCGTGAAGGTGGTAGAACTGTAGGTGCTGGACAGGTAACTGAAATTCTTGACTAA
- a CDS encoding M1 family metallopeptidase: MNIKFSFALMIGALMFFACQSQKSTIQSPGFFQDSVKIEKPIIREVSIAEKKQQEIVAYRPSPERKFDLLHSSLDISFDFKRKLVFGEVELLLKPYFYNQNQLVLDAKDFDIQEVILLEEGDKKPLGIRYDSEKLLIYLPKEYSMEDTVQIGIKYTTHPSKNSGEGSEAITDNQGLYFINPDSSEMKPTQIWTQGETNHNSKWFPTIDVPNERATHDLKLTVPEAFTTVSNGELIDQLDNQDGTRTDHWEMSQAIAPYLVAFAVGDFVKIEDQAGDLSLGYYVESRYAEGAKKVFKRTPEMIAFYSELLGVSYPWKKYDQVVVRDFVSGAMENTTVSIFMEELNMNAREAIDSEYDGIIAHELFHHWFGDYVTTESWSNLPLNESFANYGEYLWYEYFEGRDAADLHHIGEMETYFYEAEEKQVDLIRFEYENNEDMFDSHSYAKGGRILHMLRDYLGDKAFFQGLNLYLKKYAFKSVEVHDLRLALEEVSGRDLNWFFDQWFLAAGHPKLEVEWDFSLPENILLSVKQIQDLTSTPLYRIPFEVSWYSGDKRFSKRFELNQVSQQFALENGSPVDLVLFDEFKKTLAELKTNRTKNEWLRQFELSKSGVSRYEALDSLALREMSEVEIDFLIQRGLDDAFWPIREVTMRSFSDYFTSEELLNELVDLAANDSSNSVRASAIEILSENKAPNMETNYLLWMEDSSYYVAGAALSAFLELEDARLDKKEVAYLFEEEGSIRTIVPLVDFYTSEMIPGKGRWLHQQFEKTSGQDLYYLIGYYGDYFTKLPEEGSGKAIDNLRKIASNHKDAYMRLAAFQTLFGFIDDEGVKEIVMRIYAEERDPEVKSAEDYFLAPYRDEN; this comes from the coding sequence ATGAATATTAAATTCTCTTTTGCCCTGATGATAGGGGCTTTGATGTTTTTCGCATGTCAATCACAGAAAAGCACCATTCAGTCCCCAGGTTTTTTTCAGGATTCTGTGAAAATTGAAAAGCCTATAATCAGAGAGGTTTCTATTGCCGAAAAAAAGCAACAGGAGATAGTCGCTTATCGTCCAAGTCCTGAAAGAAAATTTGATCTGCTTCATTCGAGCTTGGATATCAGCTTTGACTTTAAGAGAAAATTGGTTTTTGGAGAAGTAGAGTTATTACTTAAGCCCTATTTCTATAATCAAAATCAATTGGTTTTGGATGCAAAGGATTTTGATATCCAAGAAGTGATATTGTTGGAGGAAGGGGATAAAAAGCCATTGGGAATCAGGTATGATAGTGAAAAGTTGCTAATCTACTTGCCTAAGGAATACAGTATGGAAGATACGGTTCAAATAGGGATAAAATACACTACTCACCCTAGCAAGAATAGTGGTGAAGGTAGTGAGGCCATTACAGATAACCAAGGGCTGTATTTTATAAATCCAGATAGCTCTGAGATGAAGCCAACCCAGATTTGGACGCAAGGTGAGACCAATCATAATTCCAAATGGTTTCCGACCATTGATGTGCCCAATGAACGGGCTACACATGATCTCAAGTTAACAGTGCCTGAAGCTTTTACCACTGTTAGTAATGGGGAGTTAATAGACCAATTGGACAATCAAGATGGAACTCGGACAGATCATTGGGAGATGAGTCAAGCTATCGCGCCTTATTTGGTGGCCTTTGCTGTTGGTGATTTTGTGAAAATAGAAGATCAAGCTGGAGACTTGTCGCTAGGGTATTATGTTGAAAGCCGATATGCTGAAGGTGCAAAGAAGGTTTTCAAAAGAACTCCGGAAATGATTGCGTTTTACTCGGAATTATTAGGCGTTTCTTATCCTTGGAAAAAGTATGATCAGGTCGTGGTAAGAGATTTTGTGTCAGGAGCTATGGAAAATACGACTGTATCCATCTTTATGGAAGAGCTTAATATGAATGCACGAGAAGCCATTGATAGTGAATATGATGGGATTATTGCCCATGAGCTTTTCCATCATTGGTTTGGTGACTATGTGACAACGGAGTCGTGGTCAAACTTACCTCTCAATGAGTCCTTTGCCAATTATGGAGAATACCTTTGGTATGAATATTTTGAAGGAAGAGATGCTGCAGATCTTCATCATATTGGAGAGATGGAAACTTACTTTTATGAAGCTGAGGAAAAACAGGTAGATCTGATTCGTTTTGAGTATGAGAATAACGAGGATATGTTTGACAGTCATTCTTATGCAAAAGGAGGAAGAATCTTACATATGCTGAGGGATTACCTGGGCGATAAGGCATTTTTTCAGGGGTTGAATTTATACTTGAAAAAATATGCGTTTAAGTCAGTAGAAGTACATGACCTTAGATTAGCACTGGAAGAAGTTAGTGGAAGAGATCTAAACTGGTTTTTTGATCAATGGTTTCTTGCTGCAGGCCACCCTAAGTTGGAAGTGGAGTGGGATTTCAGCCTGCCAGAAAATATCCTATTGAGTGTAAAACAAATTCAGGACCTGACTTCAACGCCTTTGTACAGGATTCCATTTGAAGTAAGCTGGTATAGTGGTGATAAAAGGTTCAGTAAAAGATTCGAGCTTAATCAGGTTTCACAACAATTTGCTTTAGAGAATGGAAGCCCTGTTGATTTGGTCTTGTTTGATGAATTCAAAAAGACATTGGCTGAACTGAAAACAAATAGGACAAAGAATGAATGGTTAAGGCAGTTTGAGCTTTCCAAATCAGGTGTTTCACGGTATGAAGCACTTGACAGCTTGGCGTTGAGGGAGATGTCTGAAGTAGAGATTGACTTTCTTATCCAAAGAGGCCTAGATGATGCTTTTTGGCCGATAAGGGAAGTGACAATGAGGAGTTTTAGCGACTATTTCACTTCGGAAGAATTGTTGAATGAGTTAGTGGATTTAGCAGCAAATGATTCTAGTAACAGTGTCAGAGCCTCGGCAATTGAGATACTTTCAGAGAATAAAGCACCAAATATGGAAACGAATTACCTGCTTTGGATGGAAGATTCTTCCTATTATGTTGCTGGTGCTGCGCTATCGGCTTTTCTGGAGCTTGAGGATGCCCGCTTGGATAAGAAAGAAGTGGCTTATTTATTCGAGGAAGAGGGGAGTATCAGAACAATTGTCCCATTGGTTGATTTTTATACAAGTGAGATGATTCCAGGTAAGGGGAGATGGTTGCATCAGCAATTTGAAAAAACATCTGGTCAGGACCTATACTACCTTATCGGTTATTATGGGGATTATTTTACCAAGCTACCTGAAGAGGGCAGTGGAAAGGCCATTGATAATCTTAGAAAAATAGCGAGCAATCACAAAGATGCCTATATGAGATTGGCTGCATTTCAGACCTTGTTTGGTTTCATTGATGACGAAGGGGTCAAGGAAATCGTGATGCGGATTTATGCCGAAGAGAGGGACCCTGAGGTTAAAAGTGCTGAAGATTACTTTTTAGCTCCATACCGAGATGAAAATTAA
- the rplA gene encoding 50S ribosomal protein L1 encodes MAKLTKKQKEALSKYDPSQQYSLTEASSIVKEITNTKFDASVDVDIRLGVDPRKADQMVRGVVALPHGTGKDVKVLVLCTPDKEEEAKEAGADYVGLDDYIAKIEGGWTDIDVIITMPNVMAKVGRLGRVLGPRGLMPNPKSGTVTLEVGKAVKEVKGGKIDFKVDKFGIIHASVGKVSFDPEKILENAQELINTISKLKPTSSKGTYFKSIHLSSTMSPGIAIDKGSIQGI; translated from the coding sequence ATGGCTAAGTTAACAAAAAAGCAAAAAGAAGCTCTTTCTAAGTACGACCCAAGCCAGCAGTACTCCCTTACTGAGGCTTCTTCGATTGTCAAAGAAATCACCAATACCAAATTTGACGCTTCTGTAGATGTTGATATCCGATTGGGTGTTGACCCTAGAAAAGCTGATCAGATGGTAAGAGGTGTGGTAGCTTTGCCTCACGGAACAGGAAAAGACGTAAAAGTACTTGTACTTTGTACTCCTGACAAAGAAGAAGAAGCTAAGGAAGCTGGAGCTGACTATGTTGGCTTAGATGACTATATTGCCAAGATCGAAGGTGGATGGACTGACATTGATGTCATCATCACTATGCCTAACGTAATGGCTAAAGTAGGTAGATTAGGTAGAGTATTGGGCCCAAGAGGCTTGATGCCTAATCCAAAATCTGGTACTGTTACCCTAGAAGTAGGAAAGGCAGTAAAAGAAGTAAAAGGGGGTAAAATCGACTTTAAAGTAGATAAGTTCGGTATCATACACGCAAGTGTAGGAAAAGTTTCTTTCGATCCTGAAAAGATTCTTGAAAACGCACAAGAACTTATCAATACTATCTCTAAGTTGAAGCCTACTTCTTCTAAAGGTACTTACTTTAAGAGTATACATTTATCTAGCACAATGTCTCCTGGTATTGCAATTGATAAGGGGAGTATTCAAGGTATTTAA
- the rpoB gene encoding DNA-directed RNA polymerase subunit beta, protein MAIQNQTERKSFSSIKVVKDYPDFLDIQLQSFKDFFQLDTPAEKRRQDGLFKVFSENFPISDSRENFTLEFIDYTVDPPKYSVGECIDRGLTYSVPLKAKLRLLCSDEDNEDFETIEQEVFLGNLPYMTEKGSFVINGAERVIVSQLHRSPGVFFAQSKHTNGTKLYSARIIPFKGSWIEFATDINNVMYAYIDRKKKFPVTTLLRAIGYGSDKAILDLFGLSEEVESSKAKLQKVVGRKLAARVLRTWVEDFVDEDTGEVVSIDRNEVLLERDSILSEEDIELILDSGAKSIILHRDDVNIADYSIIYNTLQKDNSNSEKEAVEVIYRQLRNTEAPDEATAREVIHGLFFSDKRYDLGEVGRYRINKKLGLDIDSDKIVLTTEDIINIVKYLIGLINSKAVVDDIDHLSNRRVRTVGEQLYSQFGVGLARMARTIRERMNVRDNEDFKPVDLINARTLSSVINSFFGTNQLSQFMDQTNPLAELTHKRRLSALGPGGLSRERAGFEVRDVHYTHYGRLCTIETPEGPNIGLISSLCVHAKVNSMGFLETPYRKVKEGKAGMESEDIVFLTAEEEDNNNIAQANAPLEADGTFVNDRVKARFEGDFPVLEPKEISYMDVAPNQIVSVAASLIPFLEHDDANRALMGSNMQRQAVPLLKAESPIVGTGLEAKAAVDSRSLIIAEADGVVDFVDAKKIVIKYDLSDDELLVNFSDEYKSYDLIKFRRTNQDTTINLTPLVLKGQRVTKGQVLVEGYSTNEGELALGKNLKVAYMPWQGYNFEDAIVISERVVREDIFTSIHVEEFQLEVRDTKRGEEELTSEIPNVSEEAVKNLDENGIIRIGAELKEGDIIIGKITPKGETDPTPEEKLLRAIFGDKAGDVKDASLKASPSLNGVVIETKLFARPKKDKDLRAKAKAEVEKLKQKYTKELLGVRAKMINKLLSIVEGKTSLGVKHKFGDEIISKGVKFNHQNIENNLFPAKNPYRDESNYNVPEEANLISDIILDDWTDDEHTNSLIQQLVKNYTNTRNEISGRFKRDKFTLEVGDELPAGIVQLAKVYVAKKRKLKVGDKMAGRHGNKGIVAKIVRDEDMPFLEDGTPMDIVLNPLGVPSRMNIGQIFETVLAWAGQKLGKKYATPIFDGATTEEVAAELDKAGLPSFGRTYLYDGLSGKKFDQPVTVGIAYMLKLGHLVDDKMHARSIGPYSLITQQPLGGKAQFGGQRFGEMEVWALEAFGASHVLQEILTVKSDDVIGRAKAYESIVKGENLPKPNIPESFNVLVHELRGLALEITLD, encoded by the coding sequence TTGGCTATCCAGAATCAAACCGAAAGGAAAAGTTTCTCATCTATTAAGGTAGTCAAAGACTATCCGGATTTCCTAGATATCCAGTTGCAATCATTCAAAGATTTTTTCCAATTGGATACTCCTGCTGAGAAGAGGAGACAGGATGGGCTTTTCAAGGTGTTCTCTGAGAATTTTCCGATTAGCGATTCCAGAGAAAATTTCACTCTTGAATTTATTGACTATACAGTAGACCCGCCTAAATATAGTGTCGGTGAATGTATTGACAGGGGATTGACTTACTCTGTTCCGTTGAAAGCAAAACTTCGCTTGTTGTGTTCTGATGAGGACAATGAGGATTTTGAGACAATCGAGCAGGAGGTATTCTTAGGGAACCTTCCCTACATGACCGAAAAAGGCTCTTTTGTGATCAATGGAGCTGAAAGGGTGATTGTATCCCAGTTGCACCGTTCGCCAGGTGTTTTCTTTGCTCAAAGTAAGCATACCAATGGTACCAAGCTTTATTCTGCCAGAATTATTCCTTTCAAAGGATCTTGGATAGAATTTGCTACCGATATCAACAATGTAATGTATGCTTACATTGATAGGAAGAAAAAGTTTCCGGTAACCACATTGCTGAGAGCCATAGGTTATGGTTCTGATAAAGCTATTTTGGATCTTTTCGGTTTATCCGAAGAGGTAGAATCCAGCAAGGCAAAACTACAGAAGGTAGTGGGAAGAAAATTAGCTGCCCGTGTACTAAGAACCTGGGTAGAGGATTTTGTGGATGAAGATACTGGTGAAGTAGTTTCAATTGATAGAAACGAAGTCCTTCTAGAAAGAGATTCTATCCTTTCTGAAGAAGATATTGAGTTGATCTTGGACTCTGGTGCTAAAAGTATCATTCTCCATAGAGATGATGTTAATATTGCAGACTACTCTATCATCTATAATACACTCCAAAAAGATAATTCAAACTCAGAAAAAGAAGCTGTTGAGGTAATTTACCGACAGTTGAGAAACACTGAAGCACCTGATGAAGCTACTGCAAGAGAGGTAATTCATGGTTTGTTCTTCTCTGACAAGCGTTATGACTTAGGAGAAGTAGGTAGATACAGAATTAACAAAAAGCTTGGATTGGATATCGATTCAGACAAAATCGTTCTGACTACTGAAGATATTATTAACATCGTAAAATACCTTATCGGACTAATCAACTCTAAAGCAGTTGTCGATGATATTGACCACTTGAGCAATAGAAGGGTTAGAACCGTTGGGGAGCAGTTATATAGCCAGTTCGGTGTAGGTCTTGCCAGAATGGCTAGAACTATTCGCGAGCGTATGAACGTAAGGGACAATGAAGACTTTAAGCCAGTTGATTTGATCAACGCTAGAACGCTTTCATCTGTCATCAACTCGTTCTTTGGTACCAACCAGCTTTCTCAGTTTATGGACCAGACCAACCCACTCGCTGAGCTTACTCACAAACGTAGGCTTTCTGCATTGGGACCTGGTGGTTTATCCAGAGAAAGAGCCGGTTTTGAGGTGCGTGACGTTCACTATACACACTATGGCCGTCTTTGTACCATTGAAACTCCGGAAGGACCAAACATTGGTTTGATTTCTTCACTTTGTGTGCATGCCAAGGTAAACTCTATGGGATTCCTTGAAACGCCATATAGAAAAGTGAAGGAAGGAAAAGCAGGTATGGAATCTGAAGATATCGTATTCCTAACTGCAGAAGAAGAAGATAACAATAATATCGCTCAGGCAAATGCTCCGCTGGAAGCAGACGGAACTTTTGTTAATGACCGTGTAAAAGCTAGGTTCGAAGGTGACTTCCCTGTGTTGGAACCAAAAGAAATTAGCTATATGGACGTTGCTCCTAACCAAATTGTATCTGTTGCTGCATCATTGATCCCTTTCTTGGAGCATGATGATGCCAACCGTGCCTTGATGGGATCCAACATGCAACGCCAAGCTGTTCCTTTGTTGAAAGCTGAGTCTCCAATTGTGGGGACTGGACTAGAAGCAAAAGCAGCTGTTGACTCAAGATCATTGATCATTGCTGAAGCAGATGGTGTAGTTGATTTTGTGGATGCGAAGAAAATCGTTATCAAGTACGATTTGAGCGATGATGAGCTGTTGGTTAACTTCAGCGATGAGTACAAGTCATACGACTTGATCAAGTTCAGAAGAACTAACCAGGATACTACCATTAACTTGACTCCTCTTGTCCTGAAAGGACAAAGGGTTACTAAAGGTCAGGTATTAGTAGAAGGTTATTCCACCAATGAAGGTGAATTGGCCCTTGGTAAGAACCTTAAGGTGGCTTACATGCCTTGGCAAGGGTACAACTTTGAGGATGCAATTGTAATTTCTGAAAGGGTAGTAAGAGAGGATATCTTTACTTCCATTCACGTTGAGGAATTCCAACTTGAAGTTAGGGACACCAAGCGTGGCGAGGAAGAATTGACTTCTGAGATTCCTAACGTTTCTGAAGAGGCTGTTAAGAACCTTGACGAAAACGGAATTATCCGTATAGGTGCTGAGCTAAAAGAAGGAGACATCATCATAGGTAAGATCACTCCAAAAGGAGAGACTGACCCAACTCCTGAAGAAAAGCTATTGAGAGCGATCTTTGGAGATAAAGCAGGTGATGTAAAAGATGCTTCATTGAAAGCTTCTCCATCTTTGAATGGTGTGGTTATAGAAACCAAACTATTTGCAAGACCTAAAAAGGATAAAGACCTTAGAGCAAAAGCAAAGGCTGAAGTTGAAAAATTGAAGCAGAAATACACCAAAGAACTTCTTGGTGTTAGAGCTAAGATGATCAACAAATTATTGAGCATCGTAGAAGGAAAAACTTCTCTAGGTGTGAAACATAAATTTGGTGATGAAATCATCAGTAAAGGAGTAAAATTCAACCATCAGAATATTGAGAATAACTTGTTCCCTGCTAAGAACCCTTACAGAGATGAGAGTAATTACAATGTTCCGGAAGAAGCGAACCTTATTTCTGATATCATCTTGGATGATTGGACTGATGATGAGCATACAAACAGTTTGATCCAACAATTGGTGAAAAACTACACCAACACTAGAAATGAAATTTCTGGTAGGTTCAAGAGAGATAAATTCACTCTTGAAGTTGGTGATGAGTTGCCAGCAGGTATAGTTCAACTTGCTAAAGTTTATGTGGCTAAGAAGCGTAAGCTGAAAGTGGGTGATAAGATGGCCGGTCGTCACGGTAACAAAGGTATTGTGGCGAAGATTGTTCGTGATGAGGACATGCCTTTCTTGGAAGACGGTACACCAATGGATATCGTGCTTAACCCACTTGGGGTACCTTCACGTATGAACATCGGTCAGATCTTTGAAACTGTTCTTGCATGGGCAGGACAAAAATTAGGTAAGAAATATGCTACTCCGATCTTTGATGGAGCTACTACAGAAGAAGTAGCTGCTGAGTTGGATAAGGCAGGTTTGCCTTCCTTCGGAAGAACTTACCTTTATGACGGCCTTTCAGGTAAGAAGTTTGACCAGCCTGTAACAGTAGGTATAGCCTATATGTTGAAGCTAGGTCACTTGGTAGATGATAAGATGCACGCCAGATCTATTGGACCATACTCATTGATTACGCAACAGCCATTGGGTGGTAAAGCCCAGTTTGGTGGTCAGCGTTTTGGGGAGATGGAAGTTTGGGCACTGGAAGCATTCGGTGCGTCACACGTGCTTCAAGAGATTCTAACTGTCAAGTCTGATGACGTGATCGGTAGAGCTAAAGCTTATGAGTCTATCGTAAAAGGAGAGAACCTTCCTAAGCCTAATATTCCAGAATCATTCAACGTATTGGTTCATGAATTGAGAGGTTTGGCTCTTGAAATTACTTTAGACTAA
- the rplJ gene encoding 50S ribosomal protein L10 — MTREEKKSIIESLTEKFKETPHFYITDASGFNVAQVNAFRRMCFEKGIEYRVYKNTFIKKALENLDTDYTELEGTLKGFSGVLFATETANLPAKVLKEYRKKAGSKETRPVFKGASIDSDVFIGEANLEVLSSLKSKEELLGEVIGLLQSPAKNVISALKSGQDTLAGLVKTLSERES, encoded by the coding sequence ATGACTAGAGAGGAAAAAAAATCAATAATCGAAAGTCTTACCGAGAAGTTTAAAGAAACTCCGCATTTCTATATCACAGATGCATCAGGTTTCAATGTTGCTCAGGTAAACGCTTTCAGAAGAATGTGTTTTGAGAAGGGCATTGAATATCGTGTTTACAAAAACACTTTTATCAAGAAAGCTCTAGAAAATCTTGACACAGATTATACAGAACTAGAAGGTACACTTAAAGGATTTTCAGGTGTTTTGTTTGCAACCGAAACTGCAAACTTACCTGCTAAGGTCCTTAAAGAATACAGGAAAAAGGCTGGATCAAAAGAAACTAGACCAGTTTTCAAAGGAGCTTCAATTGATAGCGACGTTTTTATTGGCGAAGCCAATTTGGAAGTGTTGTCATCTTTGAAGTCCAAAGAAGAACTATTGGGCGAAGTTATTGGATTGCTTCAGTCTCCTGCCAAGAATGTTATCTCTGCGCTTAAGAGCGGTCAGGATACTTTGGCTGGACTTGTTAAAACTCTTTCTGAAAGAGAATCATAA
- the secE gene encoding preprotein translocase subunit SecE: MNVKNFVVESIDEMKNKVTWPKYSSLQSNAVLVLVASLIFAVVIGLINLSFENVMKWFYDLF, from the coding sequence ATGAATGTAAAAAACTTTGTTGTAGAGTCTATAGACGAAATGAAGAATAAGGTTACATGGCCTAAATATTCTTCGTTGCAAAGCAACGCTGTGTTGGTTCTTGTTGCCTCTTTAATATTTGCTGTAGTTATTGGCTTGATTAACCTGAGCTTCGAGAACGTCATGAAATGGTTTTATGATTTATTCTAA